A single region of the Tigriopus californicus strain San Diego chromosome 8, Tcal_SD_v2.1, whole genome shotgun sequence genome encodes:
- the LOC131885532 gene encoding uncharacterized protein LOC131885532, with amino-acid sequence MSFRKRTFKWILLVRLLMWSAIAYGCDLSAEKKFGSKTFCSSSNSMNFNNAITTCSSGYVLASIENFVDYTDTMRAIQHFFEDEERVYVSLQNPNRQTCESDEQDTCNNRLKDANGNNLPSLDHVADLNGEDRMCMLYDTDAEYFRGADCSSEAKVLCQKYVGPSDCGSDQSYYNLEVFAQHPQARSKCQALGLNLATPLSMQDLDKLDDINYDG; translated from the exons ATGAGTTTCAGGAAGCGAACTTTCAAGTGGATACTTTTGGTCCGACTATTGATGTGGAGTGCCATTGCATACG gCTGCGATTTGTctgcagaaaaaaagtttggctCCAAGACCTTCTGTTCTTCATCTAATAGCATGAATTTCAACAACGCTATTACTACCTGCTCGTCTGGATATGTCTTAGCCTCGATTGAAAACTTTGTTGATTATACCGACACAATGAGGGCTATTC aGCATTTTTTTGAGGATGAGGAACGTGTATACGTGAGCTTGCAAAACCCCAATCGGCAGACGTGTGAATCGGACGAACAAGATACGTGTAATAATCGTTTAAAAGATGCGAATGGCAATAACTTACCAAGCCTGGACCACGTGGCCGATTTGAATGGCGAAGATAGAATGTGTATGTTGTACGACACTGACGCAGAATATTTCAGAGGAGCCGATTGCTCTTCGGAGGCCAAGGtcctttgtcaaaaatatgttggaCCTA GTGATTGTGGAAGTGACCAATCTTACTATAATTTGGAAGTATTTGCTCAACATCCTCAAGCTCGGTCCAAATGTCAAGCGCTCGGTTTAAATTTGGCAACTCCATTATCCATGcaagacttggataagttaGATGATATCAATTATGATGGTTAG